aaaatgagaaatgcccattaaaatgatgtataacataaccacatttatctaagaatgtattccaatatcaaatggTAAATCCcaacaatgcaaaaaccacaattactttgcGCTCACCTAATATCTAAAGCTAATATTGAGACAGGCGTCTTTCCTAGTTGAATTTCTCTGTAAAAGTTATGTTATTTTCTTACTGAGAGTGTATCCTTTCTAGGTCTTAGCTATACTAGATATTAACTGTGACGCTCCCAATCCACCCACACACCTTAATGGGCCCTAATCCTTTGTCTTCTGTCCCCTTAGCAGTCATAGCTGTTAAAAACAAATGTTGGTAACCTGGGGATTAGCAAACAACTTCAGGACAGGTGCCAGCTTCGATACACGTTTACCTCTCTAAAgacctgctttttcttttaatttgggaGGGCAGAGAAGGCCTTTAAGGCCATCCTTACTCTTCCCAGCTCGGTCAATAATTCTAAAGATATAATTAGAATGCATTTTATCTAGCCTTTTTAGATGTTTTGTACTGGAGGATTTGGGAGAAGGCAATCtagactttaattttaaattttaaaggccAAAGTCATCTTGGTCATGTTGTACAGGGTATAACTTTGAGGATGCTATCAAACACCTCTTTAGGTACTAGAATAATCCCTAGAGTACTTTTAGAGAGCAGAGGTGAAATAGTTTTCCAGCCAGGCTACCAGCCTAGTTATACTCTTCAATTTTTACAATAGTAAAGTATATTTATTCCCTTCTTCTTAGAATAGGATGAGGCACTGGATTAAATGCTTTATACAAGTTATTTCATTTAAGACACAATAGGTAAGGTTATGCCAAAGTAACTTGCAATAAACTAATGCTCCTGATGAGAATAATTAGAAGCCATTAAAAAATACCCCAAAACTTTTTTGAAGACATTAGAGAGTTTCTGAGACAACGAGGGCTTGAAATAAGCAGAAACTATAGAGAGAATCAAAGATCTGATGGACTTCCACTTCTGAACGTGAGAGGGGCTTTGAGGaagataataataacatataGGTCAACtaaaaatgcaggaaaaaaataccaaaaaaatcatttaaaggcATTAAAGAGCTACTTAAATAAGTAGGGCTTTATAGTTAGGTTGAGCTGATGTAccgcagctattttttttttttcttagctgaaTGTATTTGCTGATTCTGGGAAGGCAAAAAGCTGAGAAGCTGAGTGTTGCCTGGGATGAGGGCCAATAGCATTGATAGAGCTATTGATGGCCTCATAGAGCTGGGAAGAAGAAAACTTAAGAATTCAGAAGTCAATATCCTGGTGAGGAGGGTGTATACAGAAAACTGAATCTAACACTCAGCTCATTTTCCACTCAAGATATTTGCCAAACTCTGAAGGGAAGGAGGCTAAGAGGCTCACCAGAAAGCCTGAAAAGCAGCGTGGAGTTCTGGCAGACTCAGTGTGCTGAGGAAACAAAGATTAGAGTTCAAAACCTTCCAGGAGGAGGAACCCTGGCACAAACATCAAACTCTCAGCTTTAGAAGGTCGTAGATTAGAAGCAGAGGTGAACCAAAGATAAATTTAGCTTTACCAAGACTGCAACTTTGCCTTGACTCAGTTCAATCCCTGATTGGACTGAAGCAAGCAGCCCTGACTCTGTCTGGCAGAAGAAAGAGTGGATACTCTCTGAAGGAAGATTATACATTTGGCAAAATTCTCTATCTTTTCATctattttcctgaaaaaaaaattttttttaaacaggctctcactctgtcacccaggctggagtgcagtggcatgatgacagctcactgcagcctcaatctctcgggctccagggatcctcccacctcagtctcccaggtagctgggactacaggcctacatcacgacacccagctaatttttgtggggttttttttttttttcgtagagacagggttttgctaagttgcccagggtggtcttgaattcctgagctcaagcaatccacccacttcggcctcccaaagcatttggtttacaggcatgtgccaccatgcccagccctcaaatttttaatatctatttttgttATACATAATACTTGTCATTTAATCAAACATTATTAGAATACCAAAAGGCAAgaccacatgaaaaaaaaaaacaagaaaaaagtatatGACAGAATCAGACCCGCAGGAGATTCAGATTTTAGAACTAGTAGACAAGTACTTTGAGATTAACTATCATTACCATTTCCAAGAAAAATAGAGGAAAGGGGGGAAATGGATGAAAAATGAAGATGTTCCCAGAAAattggaaactataaaaaataactaaataaaaattttaactcaaaaatatagctgaaataaaaaatgtaggaATGTATTTAAAAGCAGAATTAGACATAGCCAAAGAAAGGCTATGTGAACTGGAAAACAAGTCAATAGCAAATATATGAACTGAAGCCCAGACAGAAAAAAGAGTGGGAAATAGAGAAAAGAGGATAAGACAGTGGGGCAAAGTGAAAACATATAACATACATCTAATCAGAGtcccagaaagagaagagaaagaacatgagacagaggaaatatttgaagagataatagcAGAGAATTTTCTAACCTCCACCTAAATCCCTacctagaaatatatatttactgaaactGTTTTTCAATAATGAAAGCTGAAGATGTTTTCaattaaacaaaaactgagagactTCTTCACCAACAAACATACATtcaaagaaatactaaagggattTTTTTCAGGCCAAAGGAAAAATGATCCAAGATGGaaacacagaaatacagaaagaataacagaaggagtaaaacagagacaaataaaaaaataatggtGACTGAACAAAACAACATGATCCTATCTCATGGGGCTTAAAGTatatttagaattaaaatatacaataaaaatgcaaatgatagGAGGATGGTAAAGTGCTTAAGGTCCTAGCTTTATCAAAGAAGGTGTCAAAATGATCATTTTCACTATACTGTAAGAATAAAGGATGTGTGTTGTAATCACTAGGGTAATCACTAAAAGAAAAGAATCCGTAACTAATAAGttaataaactggaaaatatagaataaccaaaaaaatccaaaagaaaacaagaaatgaaaaggaacataaacaaatgggtcaaatacaaaacaaataataaaatggtataCGTCAACTCAAATATATCAAGAACTGGGTTAAATACAAATATACGAAATACTTAAAAGGTACACTATGAATAAGAGTTTTGAGAAGTATCACAGTGTAAATGTTGTGACCACAAACTTTTAAGTTTGAGCTCAAGTCTTAGCTCCAACACTTACTAACCCTCTGACCTTAGACAAGTCACAAATCttgcctgtgcctcagtttcctcaactgtaaaatgaggttaataAGAGAAACCAACCTCATAGAACTgttgtgagagttaaatgagGCTATAACTTAGAATCGTGCTGACCACGTAATAAGGGTTATATAATTATAAgccacttgatatggtttggctgtgtccctacccaaatctcatgttgaattgtaataatcctcatgtgtcaagggcagggccaagtggagataactgaatcatgggggcagtttctcccatactgttttcatggtagtgaataagtctcaagagatctgatggttttataaatgggagctccCCTGCCCAAGCTCTCTTGTTTGCCACCTtgtaagatgtccctttgctcttcctttgccttctgccatgattgtgaggtttccccagccatgtggaactgtgagtccattaaaccactttccttcataaattacccagtcttgggtatgtctttattaggagcatgagaatagactaatacgcCACTGTTGTTATTAAGCCTCACAACAAGCTTGTAAATAACCCATTTCATAGAGGATTAAATTGAGACTTGAGTGATAGTGCAACTTACCCAAAATCATCCAGCTGGGGTGTTACTATGAAGTGATAGGGTAGAGATGTGAAAATGTCTCCAGCACTCATGCTCCATGACAGCAGAAATCATGTTTGTCTTGTCTTGTTCATCACTATATATTCAGTGCCAAACACATAGTTAGTGCTGTATAAATATATGTTGGATGAATGAGTGACTCTTCCTACAGTGCTATTTAGATACTGTACTGTCCCAATCAGTAACACAGAATACTAATATTAGTACTAAGTCCTTATTTGAGAAAAGAATCTCAAATTTGAGATTCAcactgtgaaaagaaaaatttgtggGGAAACTTTTTATCATTAGTATTAGtgacaatacatatttatttattacatactaTTGGCCAAATACTTTGTTAACGCATCATCTCCATGATCTCACTTTATTCTCATAATCACTCTGTGAGGTAGGAAttgttattgttcccattttaaagataggAACACTGAGACTTGGAGACATTAAGTCACTTGATGAAGGCTGCACCACAAAACTGGTGGGATAGAGATTTAAATCTAGTTCTGTCTGACTCCAGACCTAATTTCTTAACATGTGAAAAGTATGTGATTCATCTGCTTCTCTAGGTAACTCAATTCTATCCTTAATTACAAACTGAAAAGTTGGCTCATATTACCTTGGCCCTGTGAATAATTGTTTTTGAGTTGCTGCTGAAACAATGGGCCTCAACCATTTATGAATGCCTGTGTCAAAGGGAGCCATGAGATGGAGTCCCAGTATTCTTCTACTAAATGACTTGGTGTTTCAGAAGGCTAGACCTTCTCTAACCCCTGATTGAGTGGGCAGTTGTGGGGTGGGAATCCTGACTTTTCTGAGCCAATCATGAAGTCCCATTTCCCTGTGCAGAGACTAGTTCACGTACAGAACCATGATTTAATTCTGATCAGTGAAACATAGGGGAGAGTCTGCAAGTCTGCAGTGGAGGATAAGAGAAGCTTCTGGACAAGGTTTATTCACCCATAAAAAAAGTGACACAAGGAAGAGATAGGCTCCTTCTCCTGGTGGGGCTATTATGTCTGCTTAACATGCCTAGAAACTATGGCAGCCATCTTATCATTAGGAAGTTAGCACAGGGACAATCAAGAGTAATGaggataggctgggcacagtagctcacgcctataatactgccactttgggaggctgaggtgggcagatcacttaaggtcagaagttcgagaccagcctgggcaacatggggaaaccccatctctactaaaaatacaaaaattggctgggtgtggtggtgcgtgcctgtagtcccagctacttgggaggctgaggcacaagaatcacttgaacccaggaggcagatgttgcagtgagctgagattgcaccactgcactccaccctgggtgatggagcaagactgtctcaaaaaaacaaaaaaagaaagaaaaaagaaagaaagagtaatgagaatggtaaaatgaaaaaaacagaaataacctGAGTTTAAGCCACTGACTTAACCAACTTTGAAAACACTCTACCTTGCATCTTGTACTGCAGGATAATCTATTTCCTTTGTAGTTGAAGATACGTGAGTCAAGGGATCATGTCACTTGTGCCAAAAAGCCTCCTCATTAACCTACTCCTATACACAAaagatcagaaaagagaaaaagagataattGATTAGTAAAATTAAGAAGTCCATGTCCAGGTTGTTTAGCAGGAGATGGTatgggcagggctgggggtgtTGGAGAAGGGGCAGTAGGCCAAGCTCTACTATTTCTGTAATCTTCAGCAAATTTTAATCACTATGGAGCTCTATTTCACCATCtggttggtttttggttttttatttttaattttgttttttatttttattttgtgtgcgtgtatgtgtgtgtgtgtgtgtgtgtgtgtgtgtgtgtaagtgggtGGAGGAATCCTCTGAGCCATTACATGACTCTGTTCTCCGAATCGGGACAGTTGAAAACACTTCACACAGCTTAAATCAGAGGTCCTCAAACTCGATGCATATTGGAAACATCTGGAAAGTTTTCAGAACTGTCCAATGCACAGGCCACGACTTGGACCAATTAAATCCAAATCTTATGAGGTTCAGGGGGAGGCATCAGTATTTTGTAAAGCTTACCAGTTAAATCTGATATGCAGGCAAAGTTAAGGACCACTGACTTAGAGGGACCATCCAAATCCAGGAATGGGTGTCCACTCATTGTCAAAAAGAGGGAAAAGTCAAGGCCAGGAGTCAGCAACAGTGCACATGGACTGCTCTGAGTTTGGGATCCTTGCCCACTAATGAGAGGGTTTGTTCAGATTACAGCTCCCAGTAGCTGCCAAAAAACTCTATGAGGAACCTAGAGATGAAGGCTGAGGAAGAGATTCTCCCTTTGCAGCTTGAAGGGTCACTCAAACTTGTGCAGAACTTTTGGATTCACATTGATAAAGATGCACAGTTCACTGCCACCCTAGAGTTTTCCAGTCTTTCAGTCTGGGGATGAACTAAAAGGAGAGCCATCaatgtagagagaaaaaaaatagtccttccttaaataactaaattaaACTTAATATTTTTTGGAACAGAATATCATGCATTCCAAATTTAAGTTACTCTctcatgttaaatttttaaaagcaaagttgCTTCTACTATTAGGCGAGATATCAGGATGTGAAATGCAGTTAATTCTATTTGATAGTAAAGCTCCAGGAACACCCTGCTCTTTGACCAGCTCCTCCCTCATCAGCTGCCCAGGGTCACCCCAAAATTGGGTCAAGCTGGTCATGCCTGCCTGAAAATAGCTCTCCTGTAAGAAGGGGGCTGCGGGAGAAGGGGCAACTCCATGGGAGATTTCAAGGAGGCTGTGTGAAGCAGAGGGAGGGACACTAAGTGACAAGTCACTGTTCAGCTGGCTCACCCTGGCCACACTACCTTGAACAAGTCATTTCACCTATCTGGATCttagtttcttcttttataaagttAGGCACTTGAGCCCCATGGTCTTCCAGGTCCCTGTCAGACCCAAGtttgatttttctccatcccttggGAACAGGGCAGTCCACCAAACCATCAGCATAGAGAGGAAACAAAATAGGGGCTATAAATTCCAGCTCTTACAGAGCTCGGCAGATAGTGTGAGAGAGTGAAGGCATGGGTAGAGACTGTGGCCAAAACAAGGCAGTTTGACCCATCTAAGATGCATGCCCCATCTAAGGGGCACAGCTACTATTCAACTTCATGTATTTGTTGCCATGTGGGGAGACCTTACAATTTTTTTAGGAAAAACAGTAAACCCAGATTTTTTAATGTAGTCTGCTGATGGTTATATCATGacaataaattctttaaaaatcccGTGTCAAATAAAATACATCTGTACCCAGATACAGCCTGCAGGCCTGTGGTTTACAGCTCTGACAGAGGATTCTATGATATGATACAAGTTTATTCTTCATAATTGGGCCTTTTTAGTAGATTTGTCAACACTGTGCAGATCTTTCTTTAGATACACTGTGCAGATTTTAGGCAGAACTGGAGCAACAACTTAGGTTCATGGACCTGCTGCTTCTCACCCCAAGGAGCTATGCTGCTCCCTTCAGTCCAGGACTGGCACCTACTGCCCCTTCCCTATGCCCCTCTGTGCAGCCGGAAGTTCTGCCTGTTCAGGAACATGCTGTAGCTCAAGACGTAGCAGCCACTCCAACCTTTCCCACACCAACTCCTTCCCCATTTTAAAGCTGAGACATGGCCTCCAACATAACCCTGACCCagcagattgtgtgtgtgtgagcagaaACCATAGATGAGGACAGTCAGGGTAGGGGAAGAAGTAGTAGCAACAGCTCAAGTTATTGCCCCTGCTCTCCAGCCCCAGTGGTCAGGTGGTAGGAAGTGTGCTCACTAATGAGACTGGGGCCTTGTGAATATCCTCAGATGGATCCATGTCTTGGTCCATACTAACTCTGCTCAGTTGTTCCTAAACGAAAAATGAGAATGTCAGTTGAGTTTCTTATTTGACTGTGGCTTCGAGAAAGAAAATATACTCAGGCCTTATATCAAACACATTTATTCTTAAAGCGAGAAGCTCATCAAGGATAGCTAGAGGAGAGTGAAATATTTACAGTAGAAAAGTATGGATGCTAGCCAAACTTCAAATTCTGTCACTGCAGAGTTATTCCGATAGTACTTTTCCACCATGGCACATCACACATGTTAAAATTAACTGCATTCTTGTAACACCTCTCAATGGTTGTGCACAATAATAGAAGCAACATTCTGGGACTCTTTTTCTTAAGATCCTACAGAATGAATTtatgcacacacaaaaacaagtataatacaaaacattcaaaacaagtcacatccatttttttaaaaaaaagaaaacagcaagatGAAAATAGGCAAGGGATGGGTTGCTACTTCTATGTGCAAGGTACTGGATTCTTGCATTGAGAATCCTAGTGTTGGGCCTCACGTCAAACATCACATCAAAAAAGTGTGCAGAAAAATGAGTCACCTTCAATATGAAGGATGTGAGTTGTGTACACTGACAACGGTCTCAAAGATACAGCATTATTGCAGGAGGAATGCCTGTGTACAGAGTGGACCATCTTATGAGGCCAAAACTCATGAGTTACCAGATGACCATTCAGATATTTGGGTTAAACGATGACAGTTTTCTGGTTTAATCAAGGCACTTGCAAAGAGCTATCTTTGACACGACATGAAGTCCCTACGTGTTGTTAGCCATTAATGATGGCATGGTTTTTCTATACCAAGCATTCTATAACAAGAACCCAAGCCTGACAGTTTGATCACAAAGTCACTTATAACATCAGGACTACAAAGCCAGATTTGCTTAAACTTTCcccaaattatgatttttttatagATCACATCTGAACAGAAAGGCTTCACTTAAGATCTTGATTCTCCAGAGCTATAATTCATCTTCTTTCTCCAATACCACCCACATTCTTAAAGGTTATTTAGCTTTTCTCCACAAGGATACGTAGAATGGATCTTTTTCCCCTCCAGAAATAATTTCCCCAGGAAAGAATtgtaaaacaaacttaaaaacacaaaataacctTACGTTTTTCCACCAACAATGATCAGACCTCCCACTCCTCTGACTTGAGCTTCAGAGCCCTTTGTGTATACTTTTCACACATTCCTCATACCATTAACACAGCTTTCCATCACCATCAGCCATCCTTCCTCAACTTTTCCTTGCCCAACATGAAAGCTAGTGGattgagagggaaggaggaagggaactgAAAAAGTATTAcctttataaaaatagttttcaacCTGTTACTTGATCCTCCAAAGCCAAATTGGGTAGCATCATCTGTACAGACCCCAACACTAAATTCTCAAGTGTCTTTCTTTTCCATAGCCAGGTCTCAAAAGCTCAAATCTAAACCTACTGATGGAGTAGCAAAGGCTTCCTAAAATTGAGCAATACAGACCTAGGATTGCATGGGGGAATATGACAAGTCAAGACCAGTTACATTGTTGCTTAATTCATCGATAAGAGGCCAAGTTCTCCATTctctcccagctctgccactctggGAAGAGCCCACTAGCCAGCCTCGGACTGCCAAAGATTGTTGACTCTAACTCTGTCTTAGGAGATGTCTGGTGGAATGCACAGTCCTGGGGTGCCATCTGTGTCTGCACCCCATCAGGCTTCCATTGAACATGAACAATTCTATAATTCTGACCATCATTGTTGTCCCAAAAGACTTGCCCATTAGCATGGTAAGAAATGCAGAACTCAATTTTCTGCTCAGTTGGAATGACAGGGGGTAAGTCAACGGCAAATGAGAAGGTATCACTATCTGTGCCACCATACACATTTTTCATATAGACACAGTCTACGTCAGTGTAGTTTTTCCAAGAATCGAAAGTGATACGGATCTGAACTTTCTTCTCAAAACTCACATTTTTGACTTTAACAGTCCCTGTCACTGTTCGCTCTTGCAATGAGCAGTTCTCCAGACAGACAAAGTTCTTCTGAAAGTGGCTCCGGAAACTTAAGTAATCGGTTGAAGGCTGAGGGAAATCTAAAATCAAGTTTTTCTCCTCGTGGTGTTTTAAGGCAGAGGAGATATCATTAAGGTCCAAGAGATCAAACTGGAGATCCCATGCTGGTTCTTCTGGGAGGTCGGAGAAGACATGGATCGCAGTGAGAGAGAGGCCCTTGGAGTCAGCAAACACAACGCGCTTCTTGGCTTGGTTGTGTGAGCACTTCCAGTCATTCTGTGATTTGGCTTCGTGTTTTATGTTGAGACATGATTTCAGGGGCTTTAATTTATTCACAAAATGTCTTCGTTGAAATTCATCGTAAGGGCCCAGGAAACTCTTCACAGGTGGTGAATGTGCCAAGCAAAGCCTCATGGCCACATCCACGGGCATGACCGAACTTGTCAAAGGACGTGGATCTAAAACCTGGATCATTCTGGAATGCAAAAGGAAGAGGGATTATCACCTGGATCGGAAATGCTCTTCCCCAGTGCCAAATACATATGTACTATTTTTGTGCTGACTGAATTATAGCCAGCGCACTAGATATCAGGCAGGTGCTATCATATGTAGTAAAAGAGAACAGTATTAAGTGATCAGATCTTCTATGTCTACCTCTACCCTTGGCCGGCTAAAGGCTGTTAATTGCTTAAAACACTTAGAGGGTGATgggggtctcagtttccccatctgagaAATAAAAGGGTTCGATTTGATTATCTCCAAGGCAGCCTTGAGAACTGTGTGCTCTGTTCTGGACCAGTGGTCCTCAAACCTGTCTGGTCACTATGTGTAgggaattcattttctttctttcttgtctttcctccttccctccttccctccttccttcctttcttcctttctttctttctttctctctctctttcttctttctttccaattcctGGGACTCAGAACTACTGAGGCAGAACTTCTGGGGCTAGGGCCAAGGGATGGGTATGTTcttaaagcttcccaggtgattctaatgacCAGACAGGTTCAGGAGCCACAGTTCCAGACCCTCTGCTCCCTCTGGCTACGTTGGCTTATTATGCTGCTAAATTGATTGACACTTCTCTGGTAAGGTAATTcacttgaaaaaaaacaaaaataacatgcaACAGTTTTGAGAGTGAGAAGGCTAGAGAAGAAGTCAAAGAATCATCTTTGCACTTTGATTATCATGCTCTTATTTTTCACAAATAACCACTGAAATACAAGCCAACAATTCATATGCACTTAAAAACTATATAATTGATAATTCACCTAAAGAGATGCCCATGACAAGTCCACATTTAAGTGGAAAAACTGATTACCTGAAAGTTggagtgttttaaaatatacattttatatatataaacttataaatattgaAAAACTCTATAGGAAATACACCTTTcctaataatttataattattatttctggGTGATAGGATTATAGattatctattttcatttttgttcttttttggcaTTTTCTAATAGACATAAGTAGAAAGACAATAAAGCCATTTAAAGTTTTAAACACGACTATGCTCAGCAATATTAAACCAAGAAGCATCTATAAAGAAGACTTTTATCTGACCTTTAGCCCTCATCatatatttccaagcttatggtattaagatttttttccctatCTTAGCCTTACAAGTAAGAGGTGTGTGTATACTGTACACGACATTTCTCAGTCTGGCTTTAGTAACTCTCCTCACAGCAGCTCTAAACATGTATGCAAGTGGTCATTATCACAAAAGTGTGTAATAACACTCGCAGAATTTACTGTATTAGCTCTGGGGCTTTTCTGGGAGATCTGCAAACTtagaacaaacaaatgaaagctaAAGCTATATTTGTGGGTCTAATAATAGTTAATAGGCAGGATTTTTAGAGAAGTCTGCTAAGCTATGTCTGGAGAAGctatttaaagtagttttatgggaggttttttttttgttttttttttttttacttttttgcatttATAGAAAGACAGTTTTAGTTTGGGTGATTTCCTTGGAACTTTAAGTCCTGGACAAGAGTTAAAAGTAATCGTTTGCTCAAACTCTTGAGATTTTGCTATGGCAAACTGTGATAAGAAGGACGAATGAATGCAAACGTCgtcctgtaatttttttcctccaagcTAAACCACCTAACCAGCAATGTCAGAGTGCTGTTCTCACCACTTCAGCTGCCCGAGTCTTGGGGACATTTGTGCAGGACCAAAAGAACAGCTGCATCCATGAGAAAATCCTAACTCAAGCTGATTCACGTTAAGATAATTTCTGCTTTAAGATGCTGATTACTAAAATAGGCTCTGCTTAAGAAACAGAGCCAAATTTCTACACCTCCAAGGCCTCTCGGTTGCCAGATTCAACTACGCAGTCAGTCCACTTGTCCTCCCCCTGGGGTGTCCCTTTCCAGAGATGATAGAACTGAAACGCCCCCCAACTTCCCCACAGCTGCGAGTTCCCCTGTGTTCCCAGCGCGCAGAGTTGCAACGAACCTACCTGGTGCAGCTCATTAGGCAGAGAGGCGGCGGACCGTAAAAGCCAGCACCCGCTGCCTGCACAAATTCGAACCGCAGCTCCAGGCCTTTCCCCCGCGGCGGTCGCTGGGAGAGACTGAGGGCCCGGCGCCTAGAGGCCGCTTATCTGCTCCCAAGCACGTGACCCGATCCCTGGGACCAATCGCCGGGCCTCGAGCCCCATGGCGCGACCAACCAGCGCCCAGCTGGGGCGCGAGCCCTCGCCCCGGGAACGTGATCGCCCCGCGGCCGGACGTGcagagagctagctgggcatccCGGGGAGGTTCTGGGACTCCGCGGCCAGCTGGAACCAGCTGCGTAACGGGAACCCTGGGCTAGGGGCCGGGCAGGCACGTACCGCATGCAGCGGACGCCGGCCAAGAGAGAGCGCAGCCAGCCTCGCCCAGGCGGGGCGCCAGTGCCTCAGGCTTGGGGCGGCTGTTACTTGGGAATAGCTTTGTGGGTCACTGCGGGTGAATCTGCACACAGAAGATGTGGCTCAAACCGAATATGTATCGCATTTGAAATGTTTATATCGTTCATTACCCGGTGTATCCGCATTTCTCCCTCACCTTAGCCTGCGCGATCCCAAACTGGCTGCATGCTTTTCGATTAGTATGAGTTCACAGATGCACCA
This region of Gorilla gorilla gorilla isolate KB3781 chromosome 8, NHGRI_mGorGor1-v2.1_pri, whole genome shotgun sequence genomic DNA includes:
- the PPP1R3C gene encoding protein phosphatase 1 regulatory subunit 3C isoform X1 is translated as MSCTRMIQVLDPRPLTSSVMPVDVAMRLCLAHSPPVKSFLGPYDEFQRRHFVNKLKPLKSCLNIKHEAKSQNDWKCSHNQAKKRVVFADSKGLSLTAIHVFSDLPEEPAWDLQFDLLDLNDISSALKHHEEKNLILDFPQPSTDYLSFRSHFQKNFVCLENCSLQERTVTGTVKVKNVSFEKKVQIRITFDSWKNYTDVDCVYMKNVYGGTDSDTFSFAVDLPPVIPTEQKIEFCISYHANGQVFWDNNDGQNYRIVHVQWKPDGVQTQMAPQDCAFHQTSPKTELESTIFGSPRLASGLFPEWQSWERMENLASYR
- the PPP1R3C gene encoding protein phosphatase 1 regulatory subunit 3C isoform X2; translated protein: MIQVLDPRPLTSSVMPVDVAMRLCLAHSPPVKSFLGPYDEFQRRHFVNKLKPLKSCLNIKHEAKSQNDWKCSHNQAKKRVVFADSKGLSLTAIHVFSDLPEEPAWDLQFDLLDLNDISSALKHHEEKNLILDFPQPSTDYLSFRSHFQKNFVCLENCSLQERTVTGTVKVKNVSFEKKVQIRITFDSWKNYTDVDCVYMKNVYGGTDSDTFSFAVDLPPVIPTEQKIEFCISYHANGQVFWDNNDGQNYRIVHVQWKPDGVQTQMAPQDCAFHQTSPKTELESTIFGSPRLASGLFPEWQSWERMENLASYR